In the Anaerolineae bacterium genome, CATCGTTCGCAGGTACTTGCGTCGTTCATCAATGGTCATCTGTTCGTCGCTGGACATGGTTCCCTCGGTAACATTATCTTTTGAGTGAACCATACCCCCTCGGTAACATTTTGCGTGAAAGAATACGGACCCTTGACACCGGCACATCGCTACGCTAACATATCAACGCAACGGTGCGGGGCAGTAGCTCAGCTGGTTAGAGCACTCGCCTGATAAGCGAGAGGTCACAAGTTCGAGTCTTGTCTGCCCCACCTGTTTTTGTTCCCGGGGATGTAGCTCAGTGGGAGAGCGCCTGCTTTGCAAGCAGGATGTCAGGGGTTCGAATCCCCTCATCTCCATGTTTTGTTTTCCCGCCTGTAGGCTGCAACCGGCCCGGCGTAGGGATGTCGTCGTTTGACAGACCACCGGGAGACCCGTATACTACGACAAATGGGTGTACAGGAAGCAGGCTGGGAGTATGCGCGTCGTCCTGAGACAACTGATCCGCTTTCAGAGATGAGGCACGGTGGCTTGGCGCCAGCGTGCTTTTGTTTTTCTGCCGTTGTGAACGCCTGCGGCCAACTCGCCGCAGCCAGGAAAGGAGCGATCTGGTGGACTATGGGATGATCGGCAAGATTGAGAAGGCCAAGCGCTACGCCGAACAGCGCGATCGGATACGGTTCCTGTCCTTTGAAGTCGCCTTCAAAGGCGATAACAGCGATCACACTGTCAAGCACGAACACGGAACCTGGTCCTGCACCTGTAACTTCTTCCAGACCCGCGGCGTCTGCAGCCATACCATGGCCCTGGAAAAGGTCCTGGAAGGCATGCTCGGCAGCGAGTCTGAGGAGCAGGCGTAGCGGGCGTCCAGATCACGCCCCTACCCCACAACTGGATACCACCCGCTTCGGCGACGCTCATCACTGGATGAGCGTCGCGCTTTGCTGGACTGGCCCCCGGGCCACGCCTGCCCCCCCGCTGAGGAAGTACGCAACTGGGCGTGTAATGCAGGTGCAAACGAAATGAGATTGTCCGCAGGCCGGCCGTCGGGTAAAATACCCCCTTGCTCCCGCGCTGGAGCGGGCAACGGCCACAGGAATGGCGGCAGGAGATGCGACGCTGGTTACTAGTGGTACTGGGGCTGGTCTTTAGCGGGTTCTTTCTGTATCTGGGCTTTCGCGGCCTGGACCCCCTCCGGCTATGGGAAGCGATCCGCACGATTGAAGTAGGCTGGCTCCTGCCGGCGACCGCCGTCTACTTCCTGGCAGCTTATATTATCACCTGGCGCTGGTACTACCTGTTGCGCCCGGTGCGCGATGTCCACCCGCACCGCCTGTTCCCGCTGGTGATCGTCGGCTATACCGGTAACAACATCTACCCCTTTCGCATCGGCGAGGTGATCCGCGCCTACCTGCTCAACCGCCAGACCGGGGCCAACATCCCGGCGACCCTGACCACGATCCTGGTCGAACGCGTTTTTGATGGGATCACGATGCTGGCTTTTGTCTTCGCCGCGCTGCTGTTTGTGGAGTTTGATGCCCCCGGCATCCGCTCCGGCGTTATGATCCTGACGGCGGCATTTGTGGTGGCGCTGCTGGCCTTCTTTGCGCTGGCCTTGCGCCCGGCGCTGACCCGTCGTCTGGTGGTAGTGCTGATCGACCGCCTGTTTCCTGCGCGACTGGCTGAGCCGATGCTGGCCCTGGCTGATAACCTGTTGTCCGGTTTGGAGGCGTTGCGCAGCCCGCGTGATCTCATCCTGACCTTTCTGGCCTCGCTGCTAAGCTGGATGGTGGAGGCCAGCACATACTGGATTGTCCTGCATGCCTTCCCCTTCCGGGCCAGCTTTTTCGTCGTGTTGCTGATGGTCGGGCTGGGTAACCTGGCAACCATCCTGCCGACTACACCCGGTTACATCGGCACATTTCACGGAATTGTCGCCCTGGTACTGGTGGCCTTCGGTGTGGAGCAGGCCAGCGCGGCAGCGTATGCGGTGGTCATGCACGCGGTCATCTGGCTGCCGGTGACGGTCGCCGGCGTGGTCACCCTGCTGCATCTGGGGCTGGGCTGGCGAGACTTCGCCCGCGCCCGGCAGGCTGTGGCCGCCGCCCGCCATGACATTCC is a window encoding:
- a CDS encoding flippase-like domain-containing protein, with the protein product MRRWLLVVLGLVFSGFFLYLGFRGLDPLRLWEAIRTIEVGWLLPATAVYFLAAYIITWRWYYLLRPVRDVHPHRLFPLVIVGYTGNNIYPFRIGEVIRAYLLNRQTGANIPATLTTILVERVFDGITMLAFVFAALLFVEFDAPGIRSGVMILTAAFVVALLAFFALALRPALTRRLVVVLIDRLFPARLAEPMLALADNLLSGLEALRSPRDLILTFLASLLSWMVEASTYWIVLHAFPFRASFFVVLLMVGLGNLATILPTTPGYIGTFHGIVALVLVAFGVEQASAAAYAVVMHAVIWLPVTVAGVVTLLHLGLGWRDFARARQAVAAARHDIP